A genomic segment from Nitrospira sp. encodes:
- a CDS encoding 4-hydroxybenzoate polyprenyltransferase gives MIVAPDSADPATPPWSWTAVGDLIRLRNQSGTWLLMLPSLWSLVLANGGRPPWSLMVVFVMGAFVMRSLGVVFNDLADRNFDKHVARTSGRPLAAGRLAPRQALLVALVLTIVAALLVATLNTFTMLLSPIALVLAAVYPFSKRWIQIPQAMLGIAFGWGAVMAWSASRDQIDQPAWWLFGATICWAIAYDTIYALQDREDDRRIGVKSSALLFGEAVPAAVACFLFGMVVCLMAVGWLSGLRMEYYLTLALITGLFLLQVRRLKTSITPQAAFVMFQQHVYAGIAILLGIWIGAL, from the coding sequence GTGATCGTCGCACCGGACTCAGCTGACCCTGCAACACCTCCATGGTCTTGGACCGCCGTCGGCGATCTGATCCGCCTTCGCAATCAATCCGGTACCTGGCTATTGATGTTGCCGAGCCTCTGGTCCCTGGTCTTGGCAAACGGCGGCCGTCCGCCGTGGTCCCTCATGGTCGTATTCGTCATGGGTGCCTTCGTCATGCGCAGTCTGGGTGTCGTCTTCAACGACTTAGCCGATCGCAATTTCGACAAACATGTCGCCAGGACCAGCGGCCGACCGCTGGCCGCCGGCCGGCTCGCGCCGCGACAGGCCCTCCTCGTCGCGTTGGTTCTTACGATCGTCGCAGCACTCCTGGTCGCAACCCTCAACACCTTTACCATGCTGCTGAGTCCTATCGCACTGGTGTTGGCCGCCGTCTATCCGTTCAGCAAGCGATGGATCCAGATCCCGCAAGCGATGCTCGGGATTGCGTTCGGATGGGGGGCCGTCATGGCCTGGAGCGCGTCGCGCGATCAGATCGACCAGCCGGCCTGGTGGCTGTTCGGCGCCACCATCTGCTGGGCCATCGCCTATGATACGATCTATGCCCTACAGGATCGGGAGGATGATCGCCGCATCGGAGTAAAATCGTCCGCACTGCTGTTCGGTGAGGCCGTACCGGCGGCGGTCGCTTGCTTTTTATTTGGGATGGTCGTCTGCCTGATGGCGGTCGGATGGTTGTCCGGCCTTCGGATGGAATACTACCTGACCCTGGCCCTGATCACAGGACTGTTTCTCTTGCAGGTACGTCGGCTGAAGACCTCGATCACACCGCAAGCGGCTTTCGTCATGTTTCAGCAACATGTCTATGCCGGAATCGCGATCTTGCTCGGCATCTGGATCGGCGCCCTGTGA